A stretch of Vespa velutina chromosome 8, iVesVel2.1, whole genome shotgun sequence DNA encodes these proteins:
- the LOC124951107 gene encoding mediator of RNA polymerase II transcription subunit 15-like isoform X1, which yields MKKFFSTGLLAVSAEKETVSNVAEKSSSSPTASADDIVMLEIDVKEPAKRSPISANGIYGASPSQYVIRHGDDAQELSPEYLSVLQQYSQSQSQAYGPTTAAPPPQRRPLPAYARQQQQLQQAYHNFRKPTVVPPRPRAQLHPQALAQAEATAQLQAQIEARNRAEAIHTARLNPSGTSTYQVAAYSEPKLGTFEQELLQLVSANQAQEFKLVPTQPKSALKSGYASEYSQQLVSYPSQYSKPAAAAQLPEQYHIETTAQRYQQQQPAPAYQSVEEPVQIQYQPVQSLPVQTKEFRPSPQYQYAEDHGNLKAQAEAEAIARAQAQAQAQALAFQKIAQAAHNKHQQEAFQQIQIVNERHRQQSALEQIQQGTQISDAGRAHIEEQYHPKNPEAAYRARLKAQAQAELAEARRAQEAAEYKAHSDAILKLQAQQQAHLKAQEEAHRNALNFEKNQLQAQAQAQALAQAQAEALYKAHQQTRAKANSEVVAVARAQAEARKQDPENTPVVQYLLPNSTPLPSPNSYYTSDEVQKYQASGSSYVPRSVPKDEGPSSIAEELQPTITQPRQTHKLKIPTASPSSVYVSQSGLLKKAPIKSLTIEEIIDQDQINGPQVVRIPTSKGHQTLTQEDLSALIHSGYSVTPIPQTVKPTQQTYIGENSSAGYYIKKQRNPVTRPEYITYEDAIPQGRKAIRKNRPILKPQGSEAEASEKVTYLIPLEPEFGNKQQPLVRRSQE from the exons atgaagaaatttttttcaacaggTCTATTGGCAGTTTCCGCCGAAAAGGAGACAGTCTCAAATGTGGCCGAAAAATCATCGTCGTCTCCCACGGCGAGTGCAGATGACATCGTCATGCTAGAGATCGACGTAAAAGAACCTGCTAAAAGATCACCTATATCAGCCAATGGCATTTATGGAGCATCACCAAGTCAATATGTTATTCGACACGGTGATGACGCTCAAGAG CTTTCACCGGAATACCTGTCGGTACTACAGCAGTATTCTCAATCGCAGTCGCAAGCGTACGGACCAACAACTGCAGCGCCACCACCCCAACGCAGACCATTGCCGGCTTATGCtagacaacaacaacaattacaACAAGCCTATCACAATTTTCGAAAACCTACCGTAGTACCGCCAAGACCACGAGCTCAACTTCATCCTCAGGCTTTAGCTCAGGCTGAAGCGACAGCTCAATTACAAGCTCAGATTGAAGCTAGAAATCGTGCAGAGGCTATACATACAGCTCGTTTAAATCCAAGTGGTACATCGACTTATCAAGTGGCAGCATATTCTGAACCGAAATTGGGTACGTTCGAGCAAGAACTTCTTCAATTAGTGTCAGCTAATCAAGCTCAGGAATTCAAGCTCGTTCCAACTCAGCCAAAGTCTGCTTTGAAATCTGGCTATGCATCAGAATATTCTCAACAATTGGTAAGTTATCCCAGTCAGTATTCTAagccagcagcagcagcacaaTTACCGGAACAATATCATATCGAAACGACGGCACAACGTTATCAGCAACAACAGCCAGCACCAGCTTATCAATCCGTCGAGGAACCAGTCCAAATTCAATACCAACCAGTACAGTCACTTCCGGTTCAAACGAAGGAGTTCAGACCTTCTCCTCAATACCAATACGCCGAGGATCATGGTAACCTGAAAGCCCAAGCTGAAGCCGAAGCTATAGCTAGAGCTCAAGCACAAGCTCAAGCTCAAGCTTTAGCTTTCCAGAAGATTGCCCAAGCTGCTCACAATAAGCATCAGCAGGAAGCTTTCCAACAGATTCAAATTGTGAACGAACGTCATAGACAACAAAGTGCTTTGGAACAAATACAGCAGGGTACTCAGATCAGTGACGCAGGACGAGCTCATATCGAGGAACAATATCATCCGAAAAATCCAGAAGCTGCTTATAGAGCACGTTTGAAGGCTCAAGCTCAAGCGGAATTGGCCGAAGCTAGAAGAGCTCAGGAAGCTGCGGAATATAAAGCTCATTCTGACGCCATATTAAAACTCCAGGCGCAACAGCAGGCTCATCTTAAAGCTCAAGAGGAAGCCCACAGGAACGCTTTGAATTTCGAGAAGAATCAGTTGCAAGCACAGGCTCAAGCTCAGGCATTGGCACAAGCTCAAGCCGAAGCATTGTATAAAGCTCATCAACAAACACGAGCCAAAGCGAATAGCGAAGTTGTTGCTGTGGCTAGAGCTCAAGCAGAAGCTAGGAAACAAGATCCTGAAAATACTCCAGTAGTTCAATATCTTTTACCCAATAGTACACCTCTCCCATCTCCAAACAGTTATTACACCAGCGACGAAGTACAGAAGTATCAAGCTTCTGGATCATCCTACGTTCCGAGATCTGTCCCAAAAGATGAAGGACCTTCTTCCATAGCCGAGGAACTCCAACCTACGATTACTCAGCCACGACAAACTCACAAATTAAAGATACCAACTGCCTCGCCATCCTCTGTTTACGTTTCTCAATCGGGCCTGTTAAAGAAAGCTCCAATTAAATCATTGACGATTGAAGAAATTATCGATCAGGATCAAATCAATGGACCCCAAGTCGTACGTATTCCTACATCCAAAGGACATCAAACCTTAACTCAAGAAGACCTATCAGCCCTTATCCATTCCGGTTACTCGGTTACCCCCATTCCTCAAACCGTTAAACCTACCCAACAAACTTACATCGGAGAAAACTCATCGGCTggatattacataaaaaaacaaagaaatccAGTTACCAGGCCTGAATATATCACCTACGAAGATGCAATCCCTCAAGGTCGTAAAGCAATTAGAAAGAATAGACCAATTTTAAAGCCACAAGGTAGCGAAGCTGAGGCTAGCGAAAAAGTTACATACCTGATACCTTTGGAACCAGAATTTGGAAACAAACAACAACCATTGGTTAGACGTTCTCAAGAATGA
- the LOC124951107 gene encoding mediator of RNA polymerase II transcription subunit 15-like isoform X2 yields the protein MWLLFILAGLLAVSAEKETVSNVAEKSSSSPTASADDIVMLEIDVKEPAKRSPISANGIYGASPSQYVIRHGDDAQESQAYGPTTAAPPPQRRPLPAYARQQQQLQQAYHNFRKPTVVPPRPRAQLHPQALAQAEATAQLQAQIEARNRAEAIHTARLNPSGTSTYQVAAYSEPKLGTFEQELLQLVSANQAQEFKLVPTQPKSALKSGYASEYSQQLVSYPSQYSKPAAAAQLPEQYHIETTAQRYQQQQPAPAYQSVEEPVQIQYQPVQSLPVQTKEFRPSPQYQYAEDHGNLKAQAEAEAIARAQAQAQAQALAFQKIAQAAHNKHQQEAFQQIQIVNERHRQQSALEQIQQGTQISDAGRAHIEEQYHPKNPEAAYRARLKAQAQAELAEARRAQEAAEYKAHSDAILKLQAQQQAHLKAQEEAHRNALNFEKNQLQAQAQAQALAQAQAEALYKAHQQTRAKANSEVVAVARAQAEARKQDPENTPVVQYLLPNSTPLPSPNSYYTSDEVQKYQASGSSYVPRSVPKDEGPSSIAEELQPTITQPRQTHKLKIPTASPSSVYVSQSGLLKKAPIKSLTIEEIIDQDQINGPQVVRIPTSKGHQTLTQEDLSALIHSGYSVTPIPQTVKPTQQTYIGENSSAGYYIKKQRNPVTRPEYITYEDAIPQGRKAIRKNRPILKPQGSEAEASEKVTYLIPLEPEFGNKQQPLVRRSQE from the exons ATGTGGCTGTTGTTTATCCTCGCAG gTCTATTGGCAGTTTCCGCCGAAAAGGAGACAGTCTCAAATGTGGCCGAAAAATCATCGTCGTCTCCCACGGCGAGTGCAGATGACATCGTCATGCTAGAGATCGACGTAAAAGAACCTGCTAAAAGATCACCTATATCAGCCAATGGCATTTATGGAGCATCACCAAGTCAATATGTTATTCGACACGGTGATGACGCTCAAGAG TCGCAAGCGTACGGACCAACAACTGCAGCGCCACCACCCCAACGCAGACCATTGCCGGCTTATGCtagacaacaacaacaattacaACAAGCCTATCACAATTTTCGAAAACCTACCGTAGTACCGCCAAGACCACGAGCTCAACTTCATCCTCAGGCTTTAGCTCAGGCTGAAGCGACAGCTCAATTACAAGCTCAGATTGAAGCTAGAAATCGTGCAGAGGCTATACATACAGCTCGTTTAAATCCAAGTGGTACATCGACTTATCAAGTGGCAGCATATTCTGAACCGAAATTGGGTACGTTCGAGCAAGAACTTCTTCAATTAGTGTCAGCTAATCAAGCTCAGGAATTCAAGCTCGTTCCAACTCAGCCAAAGTCTGCTTTGAAATCTGGCTATGCATCAGAATATTCTCAACAATTGGTAAGTTATCCCAGTCAGTATTCTAagccagcagcagcagcacaaTTACCGGAACAATATCATATCGAAACGACGGCACAACGTTATCAGCAACAACAGCCAGCACCAGCTTATCAATCCGTCGAGGAACCAGTCCAAATTCAATACCAACCAGTACAGTCACTTCCGGTTCAAACGAAGGAGTTCAGACCTTCTCCTCAATACCAATACGCCGAGGATCATGGTAACCTGAAAGCCCAAGCTGAAGCCGAAGCTATAGCTAGAGCTCAAGCACAAGCTCAAGCTCAAGCTTTAGCTTTCCAGAAGATTGCCCAAGCTGCTCACAATAAGCATCAGCAGGAAGCTTTCCAACAGATTCAAATTGTGAACGAACGTCATAGACAACAAAGTGCTTTGGAACAAATACAGCAGGGTACTCAGATCAGTGACGCAGGACGAGCTCATATCGAGGAACAATATCATCCGAAAAATCCAGAAGCTGCTTATAGAGCACGTTTGAAGGCTCAAGCTCAAGCGGAATTGGCCGAAGCTAGAAGAGCTCAGGAAGCTGCGGAATATAAAGCTCATTCTGACGCCATATTAAAACTCCAGGCGCAACAGCAGGCTCATCTTAAAGCTCAAGAGGAAGCCCACAGGAACGCTTTGAATTTCGAGAAGAATCAGTTGCAAGCACAGGCTCAAGCTCAGGCATTGGCACAAGCTCAAGCCGAAGCATTGTATAAAGCTCATCAACAAACACGAGCCAAAGCGAATAGCGAAGTTGTTGCTGTGGCTAGAGCTCAAGCAGAAGCTAGGAAACAAGATCCTGAAAATACTCCAGTAGTTCAATATCTTTTACCCAATAGTACACCTCTCCCATCTCCAAACAGTTATTACACCAGCGACGAAGTACAGAAGTATCAAGCTTCTGGATCATCCTACGTTCCGAGATCTGTCCCAAAAGATGAAGGACCTTCTTCCATAGCCGAGGAACTCCAACCTACGATTACTCAGCCACGACAAACTCACAAATTAAAGATACCAACTGCCTCGCCATCCTCTGTTTACGTTTCTCAATCGGGCCTGTTAAAGAAAGCTCCAATTAAATCATTGACGATTGAAGAAATTATCGATCAGGATCAAATCAATGGACCCCAAGTCGTACGTATTCCTACATCCAAAGGACATCAAACCTTAACTCAAGAAGACCTATCAGCCCTTATCCATTCCGGTTACTCGGTTACCCCCATTCCTCAAACCGTTAAACCTACCCAACAAACTTACATCGGAGAAAACTCATCGGCTggatattacataaaaaaacaaagaaatccAGTTACCAGGCCTGAATATATCACCTACGAAGATGCAATCCCTCAAGGTCGTAAAGCAATTAGAAAGAATAGACCAATTTTAAAGCCACAAGGTAGCGAAGCTGAGGCTAGCGAAAAAGTTACATACCTGATACCTTTGGAACCAGAATTTGGAAACAAACAACAACCATTGGTTAGACGTTCTCAAGAATGA